A single region of the Winslowiella toletana genome encodes:
- the cmk gene encoding (d)CMP kinase: MTATAPVITIDGPSGAGKGTLCKAMAEALQWHLLDSGAIYRVLALAALHHQVDIESEEALVPIAAHLDVRFVSTNGELEVILEGEDVSAEIRTQDVSNTASKVAAFPRVREALLRRQRAFREAPGLIADGRDMGTVVFVDAPVKIFLDASSEERAHRRMLQLQEKGFSVNFERLLSEIKERDDRDRNRAIAPLVPAKDALVLDSTSMTIEQVIEKALHYAREKLALPNN; encoded by the coding sequence ATGACGGCAACAGCCCCGGTTATCACCATTGATGGGCCAAGTGGTGCGGGTAAAGGCACGCTGTGTAAAGCAATGGCAGAAGCCTTGCAATGGCATCTGTTGGATTCAGGCGCAATTTACCGCGTTTTAGCGCTTGCTGCTCTGCATCATCAAGTGGATATCGAGTCTGAAGAAGCGCTGGTTCCGATTGCCGCCCATCTGGACGTGCGATTTGTGTCGACCAACGGCGAACTGGAAGTGATTCTGGAAGGCGAGGATGTCTCCGCCGAGATTCGAACGCAGGATGTCAGTAACACCGCATCAAAAGTCGCCGCATTTCCGCGCGTGCGTGAGGCGCTGCTGCGCCGCCAGCGGGCATTCCGAGAAGCGCCGGGCTTAATTGCCGATGGCCGCGACATGGGAACCGTGGTATTTGTTGATGCGCCAGTAAAAATCTTTCTTGATGCCAGTTCTGAAGAGCGTGCGCACCGCCGTATGCTACAGTTGCAGGAGAAAGGCTTTAGTGTTAACTTTGAACGCCTTTTATCTGAGATAAAAGAGCGCGATGATCGCGATCGTAATCGGGCAATAGCGCCTTTGGTCCCTGCTAAAGATGCTCTGGTACTGGATTCAACCAGTATGACCATTGAGCAGGTGATTGAAAAAGCGTTACACTATGCCCGGGAAAAGCTCGCATTGCCGAATAATTAA
- the rpsA gene encoding 30S ribosomal protein S1: MTESFAQLFEESLKEIETRPGSIVRGIVVSIDKDIVLVDAGLKSESAIPAEQFKNAAGELEIQVGDEVDVALDAVEDGFGETLLSREKAKRHEAWITLEKAYENAETVTGVINGKVKGGFTVELNGIRAFLPGSLVDVRPVRDTLHLEGKELEFKVIKLDQKRNNVVVSRRAVIESENSAERDQLLENLQEGMEVKGIVKNLTDYGAFVDLGGVDGLLHITDMAWKRVKHPSEIVNVGDEINVKVLKFDRERTRVSLGLKQLGEDPWVAIAKRYPEGTKLTGRVTNLTDYGCFVEIEEGVEGLVHVSEMDWTNKNIHPSKVVNVGDVVEVMVLDIDEERRRISLGLKQCKSNPWQQFAETHNKGDRVEGKIKSITDFGIFIGLDGGIDGLVHLSDISWNATGEEAVREYKKGDEIAAVVLQVDAERERISLGVKQLAEDPFNNYISLNKKGAIVNGKVTAVDAKGATVELADGVEGYLRASEASRDRVEDATLVLNVGDDVEAKFTGVDRKNRVVSLSVRAKDEADEKDAIATVNNKQEESNFSSAMAEAFKAAKGE; encoded by the coding sequence ATGACTGAATCTTTTGCTCAACTCTTTGAAGAGTCCCTGAAAGAAATCGAAACCCGTCCGGGTTCCATCGTTCGTGGTATCGTTGTCTCTATCGACAAAGATATCGTTCTGGTTGATGCGGGTCTGAAATCTGAATCTGCAATTCCTGCAGAGCAGTTCAAAAACGCAGCCGGCGAACTGGAAATCCAGGTTGGTGACGAAGTTGACGTTGCTCTGGATGCAGTAGAAGACGGCTTCGGTGAAACCCTGCTGTCCCGTGAAAAAGCTAAACGTCATGAAGCTTGGATCACGCTGGAAAAAGCTTACGAAAACGCTGAAACTGTTACCGGTGTTATTAACGGCAAAGTCAAGGGCGGCTTCACTGTTGAGCTGAACGGTATTCGTGCGTTCCTGCCAGGTTCACTGGTAGATGTGCGTCCAGTGCGTGATACTCTGCACCTGGAAGGCAAAGAGCTTGAATTCAAAGTAATCAAGCTGGATCAGAAACGTAACAACGTGGTTGTTTCACGTCGTGCGGTTATCGAATCCGAGAACAGCGCAGAGCGCGATCAGCTGCTGGAAAACCTGCAGGAAGGCATGGAAGTTAAAGGTATCGTTAAGAACCTCACTGACTACGGTGCATTCGTTGATCTGGGCGGCGTTGACGGCCTGCTGCACATCACTGACATGGCATGGAAACGCGTTAAGCATCCAAGCGAAATCGTCAATGTTGGCGATGAAATCAATGTCAAAGTACTGAAATTCGACCGCGAGCGTACCCGTGTATCACTGGGTCTGAAGCAGCTGGGCGAAGATCCATGGGTTGCTATCGCTAAACGTTACCCAGAAGGCACCAAGCTGACTGGTCGCGTGACCAACCTGACTGACTACGGCTGCTTCGTTGAGATCGAAGAAGGCGTTGAAGGTCTGGTTCACGTTTCAGAAATGGACTGGACCAACAAAAACATCCACCCATCCAAAGTTGTTAACGTTGGTGATGTTGTGGAAGTTATGGTTCTGGATATCGACGAAGAACGTCGTCGTATCTCCCTGGGTCTGAAGCAGTGCAAATCTAACCCATGGCAGCAATTCGCAGAAACCCACAACAAGGGCGACCGTGTTGAAGGTAAAATCAAGTCAATCACTGACTTCGGTATCTTCATCGGCCTGGACGGCGGCATCGACGGCCTGGTTCACCTGTCTGACATCTCCTGGAACGCTACCGGAGAAGAAGCAGTTCGTGAATACAAGAAAGGCGACGAAATCGCAGCTGTGGTTCTGCAAGTTGACGCAGAGCGCGAGCGTATCTCCCTGGGCGTTAAGCAGCTGGCAGAAGATCCGTTCAACAACTACATCTCTCTGAACAAGAAAGGTGCAATTGTTAACGGTAAAGTGACTGCAGTTGACGCTAAAGGTGCTACAGTTGAATTAGCAGACGGCGTTGAAGGCTACCTGCGTGCTTCTGAAGCTTCACGTGACCGCGTTGAAGATGCAACTCTGGTTCTGAATGTTGGCGACGATGTTGAAGCTAAATTCACCGGTGTTGATCGTAAAAACCGCGTTGTTAGCCTGTCTGTTCGTGCGAAAGACGAAGCTGACGAGAAAGATGCTATTGCTACTGTTAACAACAAACAGGAAGAAAGCAACTTCTCCAGCGCTATGGCTGAAGCGTTCAAAGCTGCTAAAGGCGAGTAA
- the ihfB gene encoding integration host factor subunit beta produces the protein MTKSELIERLAGQQTHIPAKVVEDAVKEMLEHMATTLAEGERIEIRGFGSFSLHYRAPRTGRNPKTGDKVDLEGKYVPHFKPGKELRDRANIYG, from the coding sequence ATGACCAAGTCAGAACTGATTGAAAGACTTGCAGGCCAGCAGACTCATATTCCGGCGAAAGTCGTTGAGGATGCGGTTAAAGAGATGCTTGAGCATATGGCCACAACGTTGGCTGAAGGCGAACGCATCGAAATCCGGGGATTCGGCAGCTTTTCTTTGCACTACCGTGCACCTCGCACTGGCCGTAACCCGAAAACGGGTGACAAAGTGGATCTGGAAGGTAAATACGTTCCCCACTTCAAACCAGGCAAAGAGCTGCGCGATCGCGCAAATATCTACGGTTAA
- a CDS encoding ComEC family protein: protein MKSLTQLSWMIICATLPLCWLPELPHNNYLWLAGILALLMLLSRWRTARVVATGLLLFVWCCSIARQTVDQLEQLSATPVEVRVKIDSLMNGGERLKVRLLSVDQRPLFPPVYAIITPPQQAEPACVGQHWQMTLNLRPVHARLNQGEYDRQRQALASQTLFTGRASAARLLQRECSWRQKIIDSAKSHYQHLRWQSVMTALAFGERGEMTGDITQLLRETGTAHLMAISGMHIGLAAMSGWLLARGLQFFLPAHLIGYRMPLAVSLLVALLYTWLSGANPPAVRAMLALALWCGLRLAGLRCSGWQVWSLCIGLILFFDPLTILSDSFWLSALAVAALLLWYQWFPLPARFMRDKRWLLLQLLHLQLGMMLLLMPVQGFIFHGVSLSALIANVIAVPIVSLISVPLILFSMLTSFSSWSSLSWWLVDRSLALVINSLQLLPSGWLMLSESQALCSLLCWLGLVIWRFGWWHASPVSIVSLLLALLCWRQSLPQPDWRIDMLDVGHGLAVVISRQGKAVIYDTGNRWPGGDAGERIIAPWLRWQGIEPQQIILSHIHLDHTGGTASLLRAWPQLTVRSALGQADHLPCYAGEQWQWQHLNFQVLWPEQGNQRGQNDDSCVLLIDDGRHRILLTGDLEAAGERALVARYKTALQADIIQVPHHGSRTSSGALLLRNVKGTAALASVARFNAWRLPSAEIIQRYQDNGYQWHDTALSGQLSVQFINENWQVKGLREQIMPRWYHQWFGVPRESR, encoded by the coding sequence GTGAAATCCCTTACTCAGCTCTCCTGGATGATTATCTGCGCGACCCTGCCACTTTGTTGGCTACCGGAGCTGCCGCACAATAATTATCTGTGGCTGGCTGGCATCCTCGCTCTGCTGATGCTGCTCAGCCGCTGGCGAACGGCACGAGTAGTGGCAACCGGGCTGCTGCTGTTTGTCTGGTGCTGTAGTATCGCTCGCCAGACGGTGGATCAGCTGGAGCAGCTTAGCGCGACGCCTGTCGAGGTCAGGGTTAAAATCGACAGTCTGATGAACGGCGGAGAACGGCTGAAAGTGCGCCTGCTTTCAGTTGACCAGCGGCCACTGTTTCCACCGGTATATGCGATTATTACTCCGCCTCAGCAGGCTGAACCTGCCTGCGTTGGTCAGCACTGGCAGATGACCCTGAATTTGAGGCCGGTTCACGCCCGTCTGAATCAGGGGGAATATGACCGGCAACGCCAGGCGCTGGCCAGTCAGACGCTTTTCACCGGCCGCGCGAGCGCTGCCCGGCTGTTGCAGCGCGAATGCAGCTGGCGACAAAAAATTATCGACAGTGCTAAGTCGCATTATCAGCATCTTCGCTGGCAAAGCGTGATGACTGCGCTGGCTTTTGGCGAGCGTGGGGAGATGACTGGCGACATAACCCAGCTATTGCGTGAAACCGGCACTGCACATCTGATGGCGATTTCGGGAATGCATATCGGGCTGGCGGCGATGTCCGGCTGGCTGCTGGCGCGTGGTCTGCAATTTTTTCTGCCCGCGCATTTAATCGGCTACCGGATGCCCCTGGCCGTCAGCCTGCTGGTGGCGCTGCTTTATACCTGGCTGTCGGGCGCTAACCCTCCGGCGGTCAGAGCGATGCTGGCACTGGCGTTGTGGTGTGGCCTGCGGCTGGCCGGGCTGCGCTGTAGCGGCTGGCAGGTGTGGAGCCTCTGCATCGGATTGATTCTGTTTTTTGACCCGTTAACCATCCTCTCCGACAGTTTCTGGCTATCAGCGCTGGCGGTGGCGGCTTTGCTGCTCTGGTATCAGTGGTTTCCACTGCCAGCCCGGTTTATGCGTGATAAACGCTGGTTATTGTTGCAGCTGCTTCATTTGCAGCTGGGAATGATGCTGCTGTTGATGCCGGTTCAGGGGTTTATTTTTCATGGCGTCAGCCTGAGCGCGTTAATCGCTAATGTGATAGCGGTACCGATTGTTTCGTTGATCAGCGTGCCGTTAATTTTGTTCAGTATGCTGACATCATTCAGTAGCTGGAGCTCGCTGAGTTGGTGGCTGGTGGATCGTTCACTGGCGCTGGTTATCAATAGCTTACAGTTATTGCCCTCGGGCTGGTTAATGCTGAGTGAATCACAGGCACTCTGCAGCCTGCTGTGCTGGCTGGGATTAGTGATTTGGCGATTTGGCTGGTGGCACGCTTCTCCGGTTAGCATTGTCAGCTTGCTGCTGGCGCTACTCTGCTGGCGACAGAGCCTTCCGCAACCGGACTGGCGTATTGATATGCTGGACGTCGGGCATGGCCTGGCGGTGGTGATATCCCGACAGGGGAAGGCGGTCATCTATGATACCGGCAATCGCTGGCCTGGCGGCGATGCGGGTGAGCGGATCATTGCGCCCTGGCTGCGCTGGCAGGGAATTGAGCCACAGCAGATTATCCTGAGCCATATTCATCTGGATCATACCGGCGGTACTGCCAGCCTGTTACGCGCCTGGCCACAGCTGACGGTGCGAAGCGCGCTGGGCCAGGCTGACCACTTGCCCTGTTACGCTGGCGAGCAATGGCAGTGGCAACACCTCAATTTCCAGGTGTTGTGGCCGGAACAAGGCAATCAGCGTGGCCAGAATGATGATTCCTGCGTGTTGCTGATTGATGATGGCAGGCACCGTATACTGCTGACGGGCGATCTTGAAGCGGCTGGTGAAAGAGCGCTGGTTGCCCGCTATAAAACCGCATTACAGGCCGATATTATTCAGGTGCCACACCATGGCAGCCGCACATCTTCTGGTGCGTTGTTATTACGTAATGTTAAAGGCACGGCGGCACTGGCATCGGTCGCGCGTTTTAATGCCTGGCGTTTACCCTCGGCAGAAATTATTCAGCGCTATCAGGATAATGGCTATCAATGGCATGACACCGCGCTCTCCGGGCAGTTGAGTGTGCAATTTATCAACGAAAATTGGCAGGTCAAAGGGTTAAGAGAGCAAATAATGCCCCGTTGGTATCATCAGTGGTTTGGCGTCCCCAGGGAATCCAGGTAG
- the msbA gene encoding lipid A ABC transporter ATP-binding protein/permease MsbA, which produces MHLDKDLSTWQTFRRLWPMIAPHKAGLIVAAIALIVNAAGDTLMLSLLKPLLDDGFGKSDSSVLLWMPLAVIGLMLMRGISGFVSSYCISWVSGNVVMNMRRRLFSHMMGMPVSFFDQQSTGTLLSRITYDSEQVASSSSSALVTVVREGASIIGLFIMMFYYSWQLSLILIVLAPIVSFAIRQVSKRFRNISKNMQNTMGEVTTSAEQMLKGHKEVLIFGGQEIESNRFAAVSNKMRQHGMKLVSASSISDPIIQLIASMALAFVLYAASFPSVMETLTAGTITVVFSSMVALMRPLKSLTNVNAQFQRGMAACQTLFSILDSEQEVDSGKRQIERAKGDIEFRDVTFTYPGRENPALHNINLTIPAGKTVALVGRSGSGKSTIASLLTRFYDIQQGEILMDDHDLREYTLSSLRNQVGLVSQNVHLFNDTIANNIAYARSEEYSREQIEQAAIMAHAMDFIGKMENGLDTVIGENGVLLSGGQRQRIAIARALLRDSPILILDEATSALDTESERAIQSALDELQKNRTSLVIAHRLSTIEKADEIVVVEDGRIVERGSHEQLLSERGAYAQLHKMQFGQ; this is translated from the coding sequence ATGCATCTGGATAAAGATCTCTCGACATGGCAGACATTCCGTCGCCTCTGGCCGATGATCGCGCCGCACAAAGCAGGTTTGATAGTGGCAGCGATTGCACTGATCGTTAACGCGGCTGGCGATACCTTAATGTTGTCACTGCTGAAACCTTTACTCGATGATGGTTTTGGTAAATCAGATAGCTCGGTTCTGCTTTGGATGCCACTGGCCGTGATTGGCCTGATGCTGATGCGCGGTATTTCTGGATTTGTTTCCAGCTACTGCATCTCATGGGTGTCCGGTAACGTAGTGATGAATATGCGTCGTCGCCTGTTCAGTCATATGATGGGGATGCCGGTATCGTTCTTTGACCAACAATCGACCGGCACTTTGCTGTCGCGCATTACCTACGACTCAGAGCAGGTTGCCTCATCCTCTTCCAGCGCACTGGTTACCGTCGTGCGTGAAGGGGCATCGATTATTGGCCTGTTTATCATGATGTTCTACTACAGCTGGCAGCTGTCGCTGATTCTGATTGTGCTGGCACCGATTGTCTCGTTTGCGATTCGTCAGGTTTCCAAACGATTCCGTAATATCAGCAAGAATATGCAGAACACCATGGGTGAAGTGACCACCAGCGCTGAGCAGATGCTGAAAGGGCATAAAGAAGTGCTGATCTTTGGTGGTCAGGAAATCGAAAGCAATCGCTTTGCAGCAGTCAGCAACAAAATGCGCCAGCACGGTATGAAGCTGGTTTCTGCGTCATCGATTTCCGATCCTATCATTCAGTTGATCGCTTCAATGGCGCTGGCGTTTGTGCTGTATGCAGCCAGCTTCCCAAGCGTCATGGAAACCTTAACTGCCGGTACCATCACCGTGGTGTTCTCCTCAATGGTCGCGCTGATGCGCCCACTGAAGTCACTGACCAACGTTAATGCGCAGTTCCAGCGCGGCATGGCGGCCTGTCAGACGCTGTTCTCTATCCTCGACAGCGAGCAGGAAGTGGATTCTGGTAAGCGTCAGATTGAACGCGCTAAAGGTGATATCGAATTCCGTGACGTTACCTTTACCTATCCGGGACGCGAAAACCCGGCGTTACACAACATCAATTTAACCATTCCAGCCGGTAAAACCGTGGCTCTGGTAGGGCGGTCGGGTTCGGGTAAATCGACCATCGCCAGCCTGCTGACGCGTTTTTATGATATTCAGCAGGGCGAAATCCTGATGGATGACCACGATCTGCGCGAATATACCCTGAGTTCGTTGCGTAATCAGGTTGGGCTGGTGTCGCAAAACGTTCATCTGTTTAACGATACTATCGCCAATAATATCGCCTATGCGCGCAGCGAAGAGTACAGTCGTGAACAGATTGAGCAAGCGGCGATTATGGCGCATGCGATGGACTTTATCGGCAAAATGGAAAACGGCCTGGATACGGTGATTGGTGAAAATGGCGTGCTGCTTTCGGGTGGTCAGCGTCAGCGTATTGCCATCGCCCGTGCCTTACTGCGCGACAGCCCGATTCTGATCCTCGATGAAGCAACTTCGGCACTGGATACCGAGTCGGAGCGTGCGATTCAGTCAGCGCTGGATGAGCTGCAGAAAAATCGTACCTCACTGGTGATTGCCCACCGCCTGTCGACCATTGAAAAAGCCGATGAGATTGTGGTGGTGGAAGATGGGCGCATTGTTGAGCGCGGCTCACATGAGCAGTTACTGAGTGAGAGAGGCGCCTACGCCCAGTTGCATAAGATGCAGTTTGGTCAATGA
- the lpxK gene encoding tetraacyldisaccharide 4'-kinase, producing the protein MIERIWSGRSPLWLLLLPFSWLYGLISNGIRLSYQLGWRKVWRASVPVVVVGNLTAGGNGKTPVVIWLVEALQRQGLRVGVVSRGYGGKAERYPLLLDAATTTAQAGDEPVLIYQRTQAPVAVSPVRREAVQALQSGGNIDVIVTDDGLQHYALARDFEIVVVDGERRFGNGWWLPAGPMRERAGRLNSVDAVIVNGGSASGNEIAMQLQPGAAINLKTGQAQPLSAFDQVVAMAGIGHPPRFFNTLAQQGVMPIRQLAFADHQAYSEAELRALTTGSQALIMTEKDAVKCRQFAQDNWWYLPVDAQLSAAPAAELINKIASLCQ; encoded by the coding sequence ATGATTGAGCGCATCTGGAGCGGACGTTCGCCACTCTGGCTGCTGCTGCTGCCATTCAGCTGGCTATATGGGCTGATCAGCAATGGTATCCGTCTGAGCTATCAGCTTGGCTGGCGCAAAGTGTGGCGTGCGTCTGTCCCGGTGGTGGTGGTCGGTAATCTGACCGCCGGCGGCAATGGTAAAACGCCGGTGGTGATCTGGCTGGTGGAGGCGCTGCAACGTCAGGGCTTGCGCGTCGGCGTGGTATCACGTGGCTATGGCGGTAAGGCGGAACGCTATCCGTTGCTGCTGGATGCCGCGACAACCACGGCGCAAGCCGGTGATGAGCCGGTGTTAATTTATCAGCGCACTCAGGCGCCGGTGGCGGTTTCACCGGTGCGCCGTGAGGCGGTGCAGGCGCTGCAGTCAGGCGGTAATATTGATGTGATCGTCACCGACGATGGCCTGCAGCATTATGCGCTGGCGCGCGATTTTGAAATTGTGGTGGTGGATGGCGAGCGTCGCTTTGGTAACGGCTGGTGGTTACCGGCCGGGCCGATGCGTGAACGTGCCGGACGTCTTAACAGTGTCGATGCGGTGATCGTGAATGGCGGCAGCGCCAGTGGTAATGAAATTGCTATGCAGCTGCAACCGGGCGCGGCAATTAACCTGAAAACCGGCCAGGCGCAACCGCTGTCAGCGTTTGACCAGGTGGTGGCCATGGCCGGTATTGGCCATCCCCCGCGCTTCTTCAATACGCTGGCGCAGCAGGGAGTAATGCCGATCCGACAGCTGGCTTTTGCTGACCATCAGGCGTACAGCGAAGCTGAATTACGTGCGCTGACCACCGGCAGTCAGGCTCTGATTATGACGGAAAAAGATGCGGTAAAATGCCGTCAGTTTGCTCAGGATAACTGGTGGTATCTGCCGGTGGATGCACAGCTTAGCGCGGCGCCCGCTGCGGAACTGATTAATAAAATTGCCTCGCTCTGTCAGTAA